The following are encoded together in the Eriocheir sinensis breed Jianghai 21 chromosome 28, ASM2467909v1, whole genome shotgun sequence genome:
- the LOC127004588 gene encoding NACHT domain- and WD repeat-containing protein 1-like isoform X2 has translation MGSSCSSSQSLKDNVSVKSEDYAMDTKTSSQHPRVITPVPARAVSSSTSDRSYDTDSCVSEKGGGANRQGARPLLSVKITDNDGSSLSGEAHGMTQGEAPGPTDVKESPRKTRGVIPHLSHLPDLNKLSDVIRNLVMGNVVYVKPILKPRKICIYTCADLKDTIMERSALMEYVYPKLRLYCMEKGYELNTVDLHWGIPDEHLNDHSLKELCLGQLTTQARDSHIVTVVFLNETFGNALLPRVIEGPDFDQGISSLEVDTDRELFWKWYHWDENAQPPCYKLQPISTYIPNIKESSSAQHQEAVSDWSAEVKKMMTLMRTVFNQEQKEKYLSTVMEQEIKQSVFMNQESAKHCLWICRKFTHFPSHNIPAQGKVYVAVEPESKKRLDILQSELKERLDEIRMLKFRVKWHNSGMNPEVPEHAQFVEDLCAQISPLLISIIDGIIEEDETKEELKTYLGIEKRLFHELMQQSLMCQFRYKNFQGRQELLAKIRRYLNNDSCVPLIMHGEVGCGKSSLIAKAMERCCEWLVDVPLVVRFVGLTPGSSTTEQVLRSIAEQCCALFGEHHAEAAKGVRHMSSFLMHVWSKACKVRPLVIMIDGIDQVKSYGSTSLEWVPRELPENVKLIMTVRDDSEQMRLLQSIIEDRACFLKIPPLTLDEGYTKFEGILKTHHRSVNKEQRDLVSKYIQECPLPLYVEIVARMACHWTGAESQLPLKSTLMEQISVVFDELEETYGPVEVSHTLGYLTAAKHGLSDSEMIDILSCDEAVLEKVFVHYIPPVRRCPSLLWVQISKQLQPFLMKTIVAGICLFTWRHESFRDAARSRYLGTPDQINMCCTALIDYFQSKWANGAKKPMTDAEEGAEEGKERYVLDQPTKYRGSNMSKISVQPVFSRHNRRKLDELPYQVLQLRGRILEEFVLNFDWVYEKLCGSDTYQVLEDVSLALTNHSNNVELVLLKEVLELAAYALGYDGRQFYSQVYGRLTTLMKDPQNQETYPIIKKLYERAAHAPVPCLLSLTVCLHEPFQDQNMKLGDGQVYFNALIRARHNPHYVITLSTERGEIAVWNIFTMTPVRTLTGITQPRKLKMIDDYRCLVLCGRELRIYNFDEGLFVMKLREVMNQKMPYFGLHDKDHVVALSRSRMYVNMMNLQNGDCVATFKVGEDRFLNSLMVSENGKICVCGDETQKPSALLVWDLELRKLMYDLRIPHHEFITRHAAITKEGHYVSCVCREVDEPAPNFIVVYDLQSGTLFKKWKPGVNIISIAISSAGSCVIVGLEDSKLMAYDLITGNPRWTLKGHTAPPTTIRLDNRGLQCLTYDALGRDRSVRVWDIHTGNSLAVLTPDQSITACEISSDGKAVVMALEGRNEIVTFLLCHQKGVDGHASPKSYGNDTNRGKVFDLSQAG, from the exons gcatgACCCAGGGTGAAGCTCCGGGCCCGACTGACGTGAAGGAATCGCCCCGGAAGACCCGCGGCGTCATCCCTCACCTGAGTCACCTGCCGGACCTCAACAAGCTCTCCGACGTGATCCGCAACCTGGTGATGGGCAACGTCGTGTATGTCAAGCCCATCCTCAAGCCCAGGAAGATCTGCATTTACACGTGCGCCGACCTGAAGG ACACCATCATGGAGCGATCCGCCCTGATGGAGTACGTGTATCCGAAGCTGCGCCTGTACTGCATGGAGAAGGGCTACGAGCTGAACACGGTGGACCTGCATTGGGGCATCCCGGACGAGCATCTCAACGACCACTCCCTCAAGGAACTGTGCCTGGGCCAGCTCACCA CCCAGGCACGCGACTCCCACATCGTGACCGTCGTGTTCCTCAACGAGACCTTCGGCAATGCTCTTCTGCCCCGGGTGATCGAGGGCCCGGACTTCGACCAGGGGATCTCCAGCCTCGAAGTCGACACGGACCGCGAGCTCTTCTGGAAATGGTACCACTGGGATGAGAACGCCCAGCCGCCCTGCTACAAGCTTCAGCCCATCAGCACCTACATCCCGAACatcaag GAGAGTAGCAGCGCCCAGCACCAGGAGGCCGTGTCAGACTGGAGCGCCGAGGTGAAGAAGATGATGACGCTGATGAGGACGGTGTTCAAccaggagcagaaggagaagtaCCTGAGCACCGTCATGGAACAG GAGATCAAGCAGAGCGTCTTCATGAACCAGGAGAGCGCCAAACACTGCCTCTGGATCTGCCGCAAGTTCACGCATTTCCCCTCGCACAACATCCCGGCGCAGGGCAAGGTGTACGTGGCCGTGGAACCCGAGAGCAAGAAGCGACTCGACATCCTGCAGAGTGAACTGAAG GAGCGTTTGGACGAGATTCGGATGCTCAAGTTCCGCGTGAAGTGGCATAACTCCGGCATGAACCCCGAGGTGCCAGAACACGCCCAGTTCGTCGAGGACCTGTGCGCGCAGATCTCCCCGCTGCTCATTTCTATCATCGACGGCATCATTGAAGAGGACGAGACGAAG GAGGAGCTGAAGACGTACCTGGGCATCGAGAAACGCCTCTTCCATGAGCTGATGCAACAGTCGCTCATGTGTCAGTTCAGATACAAGAACTTCCAGGGCAGACAGGAGCTGCTCGCCAAGATTAGAAG GTACTTGAACAACGACTCGTGCGTGCCGCTCATCATGCACGGCGAGGTGGGCTGCGGCAAGTCGTCCCTCATCGCGAAGGCCATGGAGAGGTGCTGCGAGTGGCTGGTGGACGTGCCGCTGGTCGTCAg GTTCGTCGGCCTCACCCCCGGGTCGTCCACCACGGAGCAGGTGCTGAGGTCCATCGCCGAGCAGTGCTGTGCCCTCTTCGGCGAGCACCACGCGGAGGCTGCCAAG GGCGTGCGTCACATGTCCTCGTTCCTGATGCACGTGTGGTCCAAGGCGTGCAAGGTGCGGCCGCTGGTCATCATGATAGACGGCATCGACCAGGTCAAGAGCTACGGGTCCACCTCGCTCGAGTGGGTGCCGCGCGAGCTGCCGGAGAACGTGAAGCTGATCATGACGGTGCGGGACGACTCGGAGCAGATGCGTCTCCTGCAGAGCATCATCGAAGACCGCGCGTGCTTCCTCAAG ATCCCGCCGCTGACGCTGGACGAGGGTTACACCAAGTTCGAGGGGATCCTGAAGACCCACCACCGCAGCGTGAACAAGGAGCAGCGGGACCTGGTCAGCAAGTACATCCAGGAGTGCCCGCTGCCGCTCTACGTGGAG aTCGTGGCTCGCATGGCCTGCCACTGGACGGGCGCAGAGTCTCAGCTGCCTCTCAAGTCGACCCTCATGGAGCAGATCAGCGTGGTCTTTGACGAGCTGGAGGAGACGTACGGCCCG GTGGAGGTCTCGCACACGCTGGGCTACCTCACCGCCGCCAAGCACGGCCTCTCCGACTCCGAGATGATCGACATCCTCTCCTGCGACGAGGCGGTGCTGGAGAAGGTCTTCGTCCACTACATCccgccag TCCGCCGGTGTCCCTCGCTGCTGTGGGTGCAGATCTCGAAGCAGCTGCAGCCGTTCCTCATGAAGACCATCGTGGCCGGAATCTGCCTCTTCACCTGGCGCCACGAGAGCTTCAGGGACGCCGCGCGCTCTCGCTACCTCGGCACGCCGGACCAGATCAACATGTGCTGCACGGCCCTCATCGACTACTTCCAG AGCAAGTGGGCGAACGGAGCGAAGAAACCGATGACGGACGccgaggagggggcggaggagggcaAGGAGCGGTACGTGCTGGACCAACCCACCAAGTACCGCGGCAG CAACATGTCCAAGATCTCGGTTCAGCCCGTCTTCAGCCGCCACAACCGCCGTAAGCTGGACGAGTTGCCGTACCAGGTGCTGCAGCTTCGGGGCCGCATCCTGGAGGAGTTCGTGCTCAACTTCGACTGGGTGTACGAGAAGCTCTGCGGCTCAGACACTTACCAG GTGCTGGAGGACGTCTCGCTGGCCCTCACCAACCACAGCAACAACGTCGAGCTGGTGCTGCTGAAGGAGGTGCTGGAGCTGGCCGCCTACGCCCTGGGCTACGACGGACGCCAGTTCTACTCTCAG GTGTACGGGCGCCTCACCACCCTCATGAAGGACCCGCAGAACCAGGAGACGTACCCGATCATCAAGAAGCTGTACGAGAGGGCCGCGCACGCCCCCGtcccctgcctcctctccctcaccgtcTGCCTGCACGAGCCCTTCCAG gaCCAGAACATGAAGCTCGGTGACGGCCAGGTTTACTTCAACGCGCTGATCCGGGCGCGTCACAACCCACACTACGTCATCACCTTGTCGACGGAGCGCGGGGAGATCGCCGTCTGGAACATCTTCACCATGACCCCGGTTCGAACCCTCACCGGCATCACGCAGCCCCGGAAACTGAAG ATGATCGACGACTACCGCTGCCTGGTGCTGTGCGGGCGGGAGTTGCGGATCTACAACTTCGACGAGGGTCTCTTCGTGATGAAGCTCCGCGAGGTGATGAACCAGAAGATGCCTTACTTCGGCCTCCACGACAAAGATCACGTGGTGGCGCTCTCCCGCTCGCGAATGTACGTCAACATGATGAACCTCCAGAACGGGGACTGCGTGGCCACTTTCAAG GTGGGCGAAGACAGGTTCCTCAATAGCCTGATGGTGTCGGAGAACGGGAAGATCTGTGTGTGCGGCGACGAGACGCAGAAGCCCTCGGCCCTGCTCGTGTGGGACCTGGAGCTGCGCAAACTGATGTACGACCTGCGCATCCCGCACCACGAGTTCATCACGCGCCACGCCGCCATCACCAAGGAGGGCCACTACGTCTCCTGCGTCTGTCGC GAGGTGGACGAGCCGGCGCCTAACTTCATCGTGGTGTACGATCTCCAAAGCGGCACACTCTTCAAGAAGTGGAAGCCCGGCGTCAATATCATCTCCATCGCCATCTCCTCCGCCGGCAGCTGCGTCATCGTCGGCCTTGAGGACTCGAAGCTCATGGCCTACGATCTCATCACAG GCAACCCTCGCTGGACGCTGAAGGGCCACACGGCGCCGCCCACCACCATCCGCCTGGACAACCGCGGCCTGCAATGCCTCACCTACGACGCGCTGGGCCGGGACCGCTCCGTCAGGGTGTGGGACATTCACACCG gtaACAGTCTGGCGGTGCTGACGCCAGACCAGTCCATCACCGCCTGCGAGATCTCGAGCGACGGGAAGGCGGTGGTGATGGCGCTGGAGGGGCGCAACGAGATCGTCACCTTCCTGCTGTGCCACCAGAAGGGCGTCGACGGCCACGCCTCCCCGAAGTCCTACGGCAACGACACCAACAGAGGCAAAGTGTTCGACCTGAGCCAAGCGGG GTAA
- the LOC127004588 gene encoding NACHT domain- and WD repeat-containing protein 1-like isoform X1: MGSSCSSSQSLKDNVSVKSEDYAMDTKTSSQHPRVITPVPARAVSSSTSDRSYDTDSCVSEKGGGANRQGARPLLSVKITDNDGSSLSGEAHGMTQGEAPGPTDVKESPRKTRGVIPHLSHLPDLNKLSDVIRNLVMGNVVYVKPILKPRKICIYTCADLKDTIMERSALMEYVYPKLRLYCMEKGYELNTVDLHWGIPDEHLNDHSLKELCLGQLTTQARDSHIVTVVFLNETFGNALLPRVIEGPDFDQGISSLEVDTDRELFWKWYHWDENAQPPCYKLQPISTYIPNIKESSSAQHQEAVSDWSAEVKKMMTLMRTVFNQEQKEKYLSTVMEQEIKQSVFMNQESAKHCLWICRKFTHFPSHNIPAQGKVYVAVEPESKKRLDILQSELKERLDEIRMLKFRVKWHNSGMNPEVPEHAQFVEDLCAQISPLLISIIDGIIEEDETKEELKTYLGIEKRLFHELMQQSLMCQFRYKNFQGRQELLAKIRRYLNNDSCVPLIMHGEVGCGKSSLIAKAMERCCEWLVDVPLVVRFVGLTPGSSTTEQVLRSIAEQCCALFGEHHAEAAKGVRHMSSFLMHVWSKACKVRPLVIMIDGIDQVKSYGSTSLEWVPRELPENVKLIMTVRDDSEQMRLLQSIIEDRACFLKIPPLTLDEGYTKFEGILKTHHRSVNKEQRDLVSKYIQECPLPLYVEIVARMACHWTGAESQLPLKSTLMEQISVVFDELEETYGPVEVSHTLGYLTAAKHGLSDSEMIDILSCDEAVLEKVFVHYIPPVRRCPSLLWVQISKQLQPFLMKTIVAGICLFTWRHESFRDAARSRYLGTPDQINMCCTALIDYFQSKWANGAKKPMTDAEEGAEEGKERYVLDQPTKYRGSNMSKISVQPVFSRHNRRKLDELPYQVLQLRGRILEEFVLNFDWVYEKLCGSDTYQVLEDVSLALTNHSNNVELVLLKEVLELAAYALGYDGRQFYSQVYGRLTTLMKDPQNQETYPIIKKLYERAAHAPVPCLLSLTVCLHEPFQDQNMKLGDGQVYFNALIRARHNPHYVITLSTERGEIAVWNIFTMTPVRTLTGITQPRKLKMIDDYRCLVLCGRELRIYNFDEGLFVMKLREVMNQKMPYFGLHDKDHVVALSRSRMYVNMMNLQNGDCVATFKVGEDRFLNSLMVSENGKICVCGDETQKPSALLVWDLELRKLMYDLRIPHHEFITRHAAITKEGHYVSCVCREVDEPAPNFIVVYDLQSGTLFKKWKPGVNIISIAISSAGSCVIVGLEDSKLMAYDLITGNPRWTLKGHTAPPTTIRLDNRGLQCLTYDALGRDRSVRVWDIHTGNSLAVLTPDQSITACEISSDGKAVVMALEGRNEIVTFLLCHQKGVDGHASPKSYGNDTNRGKVFDLSQAGTWPMSGDTEENMLWS; the protein is encoded by the exons gcatgACCCAGGGTGAAGCTCCGGGCCCGACTGACGTGAAGGAATCGCCCCGGAAGACCCGCGGCGTCATCCCTCACCTGAGTCACCTGCCGGACCTCAACAAGCTCTCCGACGTGATCCGCAACCTGGTGATGGGCAACGTCGTGTATGTCAAGCCCATCCTCAAGCCCAGGAAGATCTGCATTTACACGTGCGCCGACCTGAAGG ACACCATCATGGAGCGATCCGCCCTGATGGAGTACGTGTATCCGAAGCTGCGCCTGTACTGCATGGAGAAGGGCTACGAGCTGAACACGGTGGACCTGCATTGGGGCATCCCGGACGAGCATCTCAACGACCACTCCCTCAAGGAACTGTGCCTGGGCCAGCTCACCA CCCAGGCACGCGACTCCCACATCGTGACCGTCGTGTTCCTCAACGAGACCTTCGGCAATGCTCTTCTGCCCCGGGTGATCGAGGGCCCGGACTTCGACCAGGGGATCTCCAGCCTCGAAGTCGACACGGACCGCGAGCTCTTCTGGAAATGGTACCACTGGGATGAGAACGCCCAGCCGCCCTGCTACAAGCTTCAGCCCATCAGCACCTACATCCCGAACatcaag GAGAGTAGCAGCGCCCAGCACCAGGAGGCCGTGTCAGACTGGAGCGCCGAGGTGAAGAAGATGATGACGCTGATGAGGACGGTGTTCAAccaggagcagaaggagaagtaCCTGAGCACCGTCATGGAACAG GAGATCAAGCAGAGCGTCTTCATGAACCAGGAGAGCGCCAAACACTGCCTCTGGATCTGCCGCAAGTTCACGCATTTCCCCTCGCACAACATCCCGGCGCAGGGCAAGGTGTACGTGGCCGTGGAACCCGAGAGCAAGAAGCGACTCGACATCCTGCAGAGTGAACTGAAG GAGCGTTTGGACGAGATTCGGATGCTCAAGTTCCGCGTGAAGTGGCATAACTCCGGCATGAACCCCGAGGTGCCAGAACACGCCCAGTTCGTCGAGGACCTGTGCGCGCAGATCTCCCCGCTGCTCATTTCTATCATCGACGGCATCATTGAAGAGGACGAGACGAAG GAGGAGCTGAAGACGTACCTGGGCATCGAGAAACGCCTCTTCCATGAGCTGATGCAACAGTCGCTCATGTGTCAGTTCAGATACAAGAACTTCCAGGGCAGACAGGAGCTGCTCGCCAAGATTAGAAG GTACTTGAACAACGACTCGTGCGTGCCGCTCATCATGCACGGCGAGGTGGGCTGCGGCAAGTCGTCCCTCATCGCGAAGGCCATGGAGAGGTGCTGCGAGTGGCTGGTGGACGTGCCGCTGGTCGTCAg GTTCGTCGGCCTCACCCCCGGGTCGTCCACCACGGAGCAGGTGCTGAGGTCCATCGCCGAGCAGTGCTGTGCCCTCTTCGGCGAGCACCACGCGGAGGCTGCCAAG GGCGTGCGTCACATGTCCTCGTTCCTGATGCACGTGTGGTCCAAGGCGTGCAAGGTGCGGCCGCTGGTCATCATGATAGACGGCATCGACCAGGTCAAGAGCTACGGGTCCACCTCGCTCGAGTGGGTGCCGCGCGAGCTGCCGGAGAACGTGAAGCTGATCATGACGGTGCGGGACGACTCGGAGCAGATGCGTCTCCTGCAGAGCATCATCGAAGACCGCGCGTGCTTCCTCAAG ATCCCGCCGCTGACGCTGGACGAGGGTTACACCAAGTTCGAGGGGATCCTGAAGACCCACCACCGCAGCGTGAACAAGGAGCAGCGGGACCTGGTCAGCAAGTACATCCAGGAGTGCCCGCTGCCGCTCTACGTGGAG aTCGTGGCTCGCATGGCCTGCCACTGGACGGGCGCAGAGTCTCAGCTGCCTCTCAAGTCGACCCTCATGGAGCAGATCAGCGTGGTCTTTGACGAGCTGGAGGAGACGTACGGCCCG GTGGAGGTCTCGCACACGCTGGGCTACCTCACCGCCGCCAAGCACGGCCTCTCCGACTCCGAGATGATCGACATCCTCTCCTGCGACGAGGCGGTGCTGGAGAAGGTCTTCGTCCACTACATCccgccag TCCGCCGGTGTCCCTCGCTGCTGTGGGTGCAGATCTCGAAGCAGCTGCAGCCGTTCCTCATGAAGACCATCGTGGCCGGAATCTGCCTCTTCACCTGGCGCCACGAGAGCTTCAGGGACGCCGCGCGCTCTCGCTACCTCGGCACGCCGGACCAGATCAACATGTGCTGCACGGCCCTCATCGACTACTTCCAG AGCAAGTGGGCGAACGGAGCGAAGAAACCGATGACGGACGccgaggagggggcggaggagggcaAGGAGCGGTACGTGCTGGACCAACCCACCAAGTACCGCGGCAG CAACATGTCCAAGATCTCGGTTCAGCCCGTCTTCAGCCGCCACAACCGCCGTAAGCTGGACGAGTTGCCGTACCAGGTGCTGCAGCTTCGGGGCCGCATCCTGGAGGAGTTCGTGCTCAACTTCGACTGGGTGTACGAGAAGCTCTGCGGCTCAGACACTTACCAG GTGCTGGAGGACGTCTCGCTGGCCCTCACCAACCACAGCAACAACGTCGAGCTGGTGCTGCTGAAGGAGGTGCTGGAGCTGGCCGCCTACGCCCTGGGCTACGACGGACGCCAGTTCTACTCTCAG GTGTACGGGCGCCTCACCACCCTCATGAAGGACCCGCAGAACCAGGAGACGTACCCGATCATCAAGAAGCTGTACGAGAGGGCCGCGCACGCCCCCGtcccctgcctcctctccctcaccgtcTGCCTGCACGAGCCCTTCCAG gaCCAGAACATGAAGCTCGGTGACGGCCAGGTTTACTTCAACGCGCTGATCCGGGCGCGTCACAACCCACACTACGTCATCACCTTGTCGACGGAGCGCGGGGAGATCGCCGTCTGGAACATCTTCACCATGACCCCGGTTCGAACCCTCACCGGCATCACGCAGCCCCGGAAACTGAAG ATGATCGACGACTACCGCTGCCTGGTGCTGTGCGGGCGGGAGTTGCGGATCTACAACTTCGACGAGGGTCTCTTCGTGATGAAGCTCCGCGAGGTGATGAACCAGAAGATGCCTTACTTCGGCCTCCACGACAAAGATCACGTGGTGGCGCTCTCCCGCTCGCGAATGTACGTCAACATGATGAACCTCCAGAACGGGGACTGCGTGGCCACTTTCAAG GTGGGCGAAGACAGGTTCCTCAATAGCCTGATGGTGTCGGAGAACGGGAAGATCTGTGTGTGCGGCGACGAGACGCAGAAGCCCTCGGCCCTGCTCGTGTGGGACCTGGAGCTGCGCAAACTGATGTACGACCTGCGCATCCCGCACCACGAGTTCATCACGCGCCACGCCGCCATCACCAAGGAGGGCCACTACGTCTCCTGCGTCTGTCGC GAGGTGGACGAGCCGGCGCCTAACTTCATCGTGGTGTACGATCTCCAAAGCGGCACACTCTTCAAGAAGTGGAAGCCCGGCGTCAATATCATCTCCATCGCCATCTCCTCCGCCGGCAGCTGCGTCATCGTCGGCCTTGAGGACTCGAAGCTCATGGCCTACGATCTCATCACAG GCAACCCTCGCTGGACGCTGAAGGGCCACACGGCGCCGCCCACCACCATCCGCCTGGACAACCGCGGCCTGCAATGCCTCACCTACGACGCGCTGGGCCGGGACCGCTCCGTCAGGGTGTGGGACATTCACACCG gtaACAGTCTGGCGGTGCTGACGCCAGACCAGTCCATCACCGCCTGCGAGATCTCGAGCGACGGGAAGGCGGTGGTGATGGCGCTGGAGGGGCGCAACGAGATCGTCACCTTCCTGCTGTGCCACCAGAAGGGCGTCGACGGCCACGCCTCCCCGAAGTCCTACGGCAACGACACCAACAGAGGCAAAGTGTTCGACCTGAGCCAAGCGGG CACGTGGCCCATGTCCGGTGATACTGAGGAAAACATGCTGTGGAGTTAA